From Actinomycetota bacterium, the proteins below share one genomic window:
- a CDS encoding DUF4267 domain-containing protein codes for MARDNRRDRLAVIAGGIRLASGVSFLVAPKAASRLWGSDPDDNPTASLLLRSMGYRDALVGAMLLRSGGRGDAQTAGWFLASAGADLADLVGGVANHDRLPARSRTIGLGGAVVGIVVGLLGAARAGR; via the coding sequence ATGGCGCGGGATAACCGACGAGATCGACTGGCGGTGATCGCCGGGGGCATCCGGCTGGCGTCCGGCGTCTCGTTCCTCGTCGCTCCAAAGGCAGCCAGTCGTCTGTGGGGCTCCGATCCGGACGACAACCCCACCGCGTCGTTGCTGCTGCGCTCGATGGGCTACCGCGACGCCTTGGTCGGTGCGATGTTGTTGCGGTCCGGCGGGCGGGGCGATGCCCAGACCGCGGGCTGGTTCCTCGCCAGCGCGGGTGCCGACCTGGCCGACCTCGTTGGAGGTGTGGCGAACCACGACCGGCTCCCGGCGCGGTCGCGGACCATCGGTCTCGGCGGTGCCGTCGTCGGCATCGTTGTCGGGCTGCTCGGCGCGGCCCGGGCGGGTCGGTGA
- a CDS encoding pilus assembly protein translates to MAKGRTGRPHERGATLVEFAFILPIFVLFVFGVIDLGWAFAQNLDVKQGAREGGRIVAVNGGTGTGTAQCQSLQTQIRNRTQELNPGSLTVLLGFTDANGNGAKDIGELAQVTVKYPLSSLSGLSTAFLSGSMQSRVSVRLEQTGTWATTDAGGTCQ, encoded by the coding sequence GTGGCGAAGGGCAGAACGGGGCGACCGCACGAGCGGGGCGCGACCCTCGTCGAGTTCGCCTTCATCCTTCCGATCTTCGTCCTGTTCGTCTTCGGGGTCATCGACCTCGGCTGGGCATTCGCCCAGAACCTCGACGTAAAGCAGGGCGCTCGCGAGGGCGGCCGCATCGTTGCGGTCAACGGCGGCACCGGCACCGGCACGGCCCAGTGTCAGAGCCTCCAGACCCAGATCCGCAATCGGACGCAGGAGCTGAACCCGGGGTCGCTGACCGTCCTGTTGGGCTTCACGGACGCCAATGGCAACGGCGCCAAGGACATCGGGGAGCTGGCGCAGGTGACCGTGAAGTACCCGCTCTCCTCGCTCAGCGGCCTCTCCACCGCGTTCCTCAGCGGCTCGATGCAATCGAGGGTGAGCGTCCGTCTCGAACAGACCGGGACCTGGGCGACCACCGATGCCGGGGGAACCTGTCAATGA
- a CDS encoding alpha/beta hydrolase, whose product MAKKTTASDDRTVTEDELKQVERANKSGKQPACIGHSFGGLLTQILAGRGLSAASVAIDRHRFAACCRCPCPPCGRPRRCSGTPPTATGPYPSPTSNSTTASPTRSMRGRRVALREVRGARFRRADLPGCRGEPQPLDPQARPLLIISGELDHTVPPAIAKASYKREKRNPGVSEIVEMKGRGHSLTIDGGWQEVADTALTFVKRFV is encoded by the coding sequence ATGGCCAAGAAAACAACTGCTTCGGATGACCGGACGGTCACCGAGGACGAGTTGAAGCAAGTCGAGCGAGCGAACAAGTCAGGCAAGCAGCCGGCATGTATCGGCCACAGCTTCGGCGGATTGCTCACCCAGATCCTCGCCGGCCGCGGGCTGTCGGCTGCGTCCGTCGCCATCGACCGGCACCGTTTCGCGGCGTGTTGCCGCTGCCCATGTCCGCCCTGCGGTCGGCCTCGCCGGTGCTCCGGAACCCCGCCAACCGCCACTGGGCCGTACCCCTCACCTACGAGCAATTCCACTACGGCTTCGCCAACGCGCTCGATGAGGGGGAGGCGAGTCGCTCTACGAGAAGTACGCGGTGCCCGGTTCCGGCGAGCCGATCTTCCAGGCTGCCGCGGCGAACCTCAACCCCTGGACCCCCAAGCGCGGCCACTGCTCATCATCTCGGGCGAGCTCGATCACACGGTGCCGCCCGCCATCGCGAAGGCGTCGTACAAGCGCGAGAAGCGCAACCCGGGCGTGAGCGAGATCGTCGAGATGAAGGGCCGCGGCCACTCGCTCACCATCGACGGCGGCTGGCAAGAGGTTGCCGATACTGCTCTGACGTTCGTCAAGCGTTTCGTCTAG
- a CDS encoding ATP-binding cassette domain-containing protein — protein MPDRPNARSVVRTSGRLVFEHVSFAYTGCPDALHDLSFAIEAGSRVGLEGRTGAGKTTLVSLVARLYDPIAGRILLDGVDLRDYQLADLRCQIGFVLQEPVLFAASIAENIAYARPDAGADEIVAAARAACAHDFIDALPDGYDTLVGERGMRLSGGERQRLSLARAFLEDAPILVLDEPTSALDTGTEAALIEIQQRVMAGRTCIIVAHRPQLLDGCDLRLQLEAGRLVPRPRTQAMIPARGDTCHTGSFDATGRSRPTPPARAAAKRATERSAHPAVAAWCALSEVHRLPARVDVVHESGKSAAYRLAGVGDGASAVIAKRCFAATGSVERAVYESVLPRLPVTALRYYGAVADGVHTWLFLEDAGAMQFAPTVALQRSLVSAWLATMHTSAEPLVAGVDLPNRGVHHTLDQLRAARDRIAINLGNPVLTRSDREELQSVIAACDALERRWPELEACCRGAPVTLVHGDFRPKNVRLQPSVSSGRVYVLDWETAGRGVPAVDLAPPKGLCLRNHLDLVTYVSIARARWPALSIESIDRLMTAGTIFRRLAAMDWASLDLASPHVARGVARLRIYRDEVVATMPEVTRAAARCES, from the coding sequence GTGCCTGACCGCCCGAACGCGCGTTCCGTCGTGCGAACGTCGGGGCGGCTGGTGTTCGAGCACGTGTCGTTCGCGTACACCGGCTGCCCGGACGCCCTCCACGACCTGTCGTTCGCGATCGAGGCGGGTAGCCGGGTGGGGCTCGAGGGCAGGACGGGCGCCGGAAAGACGACGCTCGTGAGCCTTGTCGCCCGCCTGTACGACCCGATCGCGGGACGGATACTGCTCGACGGCGTGGACCTGCGCGACTACCAGCTGGCCGACCTGCGCTGCCAGATCGGCTTCGTCCTGCAGGAGCCCGTGCTCTTCGCCGCGAGCATTGCCGAGAACATCGCGTACGCGCGCCCCGATGCGGGTGCCGACGAGATCGTCGCCGCGGCCCGGGCCGCATGTGCGCATGACTTCATCGACGCGCTGCCCGACGGCTACGACACGCTTGTCGGAGAGCGGGGGATGCGACTCTCGGGAGGAGAGCGTCAGCGACTCTCGCTGGCCCGCGCCTTCCTCGAGGACGCGCCGATTCTCGTTCTGGACGAGCCGACCAGCGCGCTCGACACCGGCACCGAAGCGGCGCTGATCGAGATCCAGCAACGCGTCATGGCCGGTCGCACGTGCATCATCGTCGCCCACCGTCCGCAACTGCTCGACGGCTGCGATCTGCGCCTGCAGCTCGAAGCGGGCCGGCTCGTACCGCGTCCGCGGACGCAGGCGATGATTCCTGCCCGCGGCGACACGTGCCACACCGGCTCCTTCGATGCGACCGGACGGTCCCGCCCGACACCGCCGGCGCGAGCCGCGGCGAAGCGCGCGACGGAACGGAGCGCACACCCCGCGGTGGCGGCGTGGTGCGCTCTCAGCGAAGTACACCGCCTCCCGGCACGCGTCGACGTCGTACACGAGAGTGGAAAGTCGGCGGCGTACCGGCTGGCGGGCGTTGGCGATGGAGCATCGGCGGTGATCGCGAAGCGCTGTTTCGCCGCCACCGGCTCGGTCGAGCGGGCCGTGTACGAATCGGTGCTGCCCCGTCTGCCGGTCACAGCCCTTCGCTACTACGGAGCCGTCGCCGATGGAGTGCACACCTGGCTCTTCTTGGAGGACGCGGGCGCGATGCAGTTCGCGCCGACAGTCGCGCTCCAGCGATCGCTTGTCAGCGCCTGGCTCGCGACGATGCACACCTCTGCCGAGCCGTTGGTTGCGGGCGTGGATCTGCCGAATCGCGGAGTGCATCACACGCTCGATCAGCTGCGCGCGGCGCGGGATCGGATCGCCATCAACCTCGGGAATCCCGTGCTCACGCGCTCTGACCGCGAGGAGCTGCAATCGGTGATCGCGGCATGCGACGCGTTGGAGCGGCGGTGGCCCGAACTGGAGGCATGCTGCCGTGGCGCGCCGGTCACGCTCGTCCACGGCGACTTTCGACCGAAGAATGTCCGTTTGCAGCCCTCCGTCTCAAGCGGGCGCGTGTACGTGCTGGATTGGGAGACCGCGGGACGCGGAGTACCGGCGGTCGATCTGGCGCCACCGAAGGGTTTGTGCTTGAGGAACCACCTGGACCTCGTCACGTACGTTTCGATCGCACGCGCGCGCTGGCCGGCGCTGAGCATCGAGTCGATCGATCGCCTGATGACTGCGGGAACGATCTTCCGGCGACTGGCGGCGATGGACTGGGCCAGCCTCGACCTCGCCTCACCGCACGTCGCGAGGGGTGTCGCCCGGCTTCGCATCTACCGCGACGAGGTGGTGGCGACAATGCCTGAGGTCACCCGCGCCGCCGCACGCTGCGAGTCGTGA
- a CDS encoding SRPBCC family protein — protein sequence MAIRGEGMVVISGVTPEEVFDFVIDPAQYTKADTKMIWVTKLADTDDGMIAREDGRFLGRFRGSVVTRYRWQAPHRIDVTLEHGVPSALHAWFEIEAIADGTRLRHVETMDFGHGVFGHLYDLVARRWFARSVGAEVAEIGRLLEAGERGRGIEAHQT from the coding sequence ATGGCAATCAGAGGCGAGGGCATGGTGGTCATCTCCGGCGTGACGCCGGAGGAGGTCTTCGACTTCGTCATCGACCCGGCGCAGTACACCAAGGCCGACACCAAGATGATCTGGGTCACCAAGCTGGCCGACACCGACGACGGCATGATCGCCCGGGAGGACGGCCGCTTCCTGGGTCGCTTCCGGGGCTCGGTGGTGACTCGCTATCGCTGGCAGGCACCGCATCGCATCGACGTGACGCTGGAACACGGCGTGCCGAGTGCCCTCCACGCCTGGTTCGAGATCGAGGCGATCGCCGATGGCACCCGGCTGCGCCATGTGGAGACGATGGACTTCGGCCACGGCGTGTTCGGGCACCTGTACGACCTCGTGGCCCGTCGCTGGTTTGCTCGGTCCGTGGGCGCAGAGGTGGCCGAGATCGGGCGTTTGCTCGAAGCCGGTGAGCGCGGTCGAGGCATCGAGGCCCACCAGACGTGA
- a CDS encoding plasmid stabilization protein, translating into MPQQAWSEKRERQYKHIKEGVLERGEDEDTAEEIAARTVNKERARAGEAASRTSTDDISSGRRGGLRSHRGPGGRTRDQLYNEAREKNIQGRSRMTKAELERAVGR; encoded by the coding sequence ATGCCTCAGCAAGCGTGGAGTGAGAAGCGAGAGCGTCAGTACAAGCACATCAAGGAAGGCGTGTTGGAGCGCGGCGAGGACGAAGACACCGCGGAGGAGATCGCGGCCCGTACGGTCAACAAGGAGCGGGCCCGCGCCGGCGAAGCGGCCAGCCGCACGTCAACGGACGACATCTCCTCCGGGCGTAGAGGCGGGCTGCGGTCGCACCGTGGTCCGGGCGGACGCACCCGAGATCAGCTCTACAACGAAGCCCGAGAGAAGAACATTCAGGGTCGTTCGAGGATGACCAAAGCCGAGCTCGAGCGGGCGGTTGGGCGCTGA
- a CDS encoding ATP-binding cassette domain-containing protein: MPDTSAERTRDRALLRRVAGEVRPHWRGVAGIFLVDLAATPILLLMPVPLKIAVDSVIGSKPLPSPLAALTPDWLERSNDSLLGLVAGLLLAVVVLNLLQQAAAIVLRARTTERLTLAFRTRLFRHAQRLSLAFHDVRGSTDSIYRIQYDATAIQSMTVDGVIPLVTSAIALVSMLYVTAKIDMPLALVALTVAPVLFVLSRSYKVRARRWYRNAKELESSAFGVVQEALTALRVVKAFGREEHEHLRFVGRSRLGVDAKVRIAAADSVFGGLIDLTTALGTAAVLVIGVRGVQSGRITLGELLLVMAYLTQLYGPLKTMSRTIGTLQSSLASAERTFELLDESPDVPERPHARPLERAAGRLEFRDVGFAYAGNPPVLHGVSFALDPGTSLGIAGPTGAGKTTLISLVTRLYDPTGGAILLDGVDLRDLRLADLRNQFAIVLQEPVLFSASIAENIAYARPEASHDEIVAAAEAASAHTFIAELPEGYATLVGERGMRLSGGERQRISLARAFLKDAPILVLDEPTSSVDVATERLIMAAMRRLMAGRTTLMIAHRLSTLEECDRRLEIDHGRIVALSTTATHAARRRSRNGARRTRRTASTREAIDDHPAATAWLRLDIGPAPESVEVLKTPNGKPVWKSQVYRLRGAGPNRENVIAKQAGLERIRLERRVYEEVLPRVLLATIGCYGSIENPGGDAGWLFLEDAEGVPYADDVADHRRLAGEWLGALHLRTARLDLADRFPDRGTSWYLSKLQAAGQRIEESLQNPALSDEAISSLQRVIEQTEMLESAWDELDRFGRRFPPVLAHGDFTSKNVLVSTPSSGRRLSVMDWGTAGWGVPASDVAATDFASYGRTIGASWGRMSSTKWRALGAMGTILRLILWIDGESNALSSPWVERPVRKLEYCRSGLADALGDLDARGRSIS; encoded by the coding sequence ATGCCTGATACGTCCGCCGAGCGGACACGTGATCGCGCGCTGTTGCGTCGTGTCGCGGGCGAGGTGCGACCGCATTGGCGGGGAGTTGCCGGCATCTTTCTCGTTGATCTCGCGGCCACACCGATCCTGCTTCTCATGCCCGTCCCCTTGAAGATCGCGGTCGACAGCGTCATCGGTTCAAAACCCCTGCCGAGCCCCCTGGCCGCGTTGACGCCCGACTGGCTCGAGCGATCGAACGACTCGCTGCTCGGCCTCGTCGCCGGGCTGCTGCTCGCGGTGGTGGTGCTGAACCTGCTCCAGCAGGCGGCCGCCATCGTGCTCCGGGCACGCACGACTGAGCGGCTCACACTGGCCTTCCGGACGCGGCTGTTCCGTCACGCGCAGCGCCTCTCGCTGGCGTTTCACGATGTGCGCGGATCCACCGACTCCATCTACCGCATCCAGTACGACGCCACCGCGATTCAGAGCATGACCGTCGACGGCGTCATCCCCCTGGTCACCAGCGCGATCGCCCTCGTCTCGATGCTCTATGTGACCGCCAAGATCGACATGCCACTCGCACTGGTGGCCCTCACTGTGGCTCCGGTGCTGTTCGTCCTGTCTCGCAGCTACAAAGTGCGTGCCCGGCGCTGGTACCGCAACGCCAAGGAGCTGGAGAGCTCGGCGTTCGGCGTCGTCCAGGAGGCGCTCACCGCGCTGCGCGTGGTCAAGGCCTTCGGCCGCGAGGAGCACGAGCACCTGCGGTTCGTCGGCCGTTCCCGCCTGGGTGTCGATGCGAAGGTGCGCATCGCGGCAGCCGACAGTGTCTTCGGCGGCCTCATCGACCTGACCACGGCGCTGGGCACAGCCGCGGTCCTGGTCATCGGCGTCCGCGGTGTGCAGTCGGGTCGGATCACCCTGGGCGAGCTGCTCCTGGTGATGGCGTACCTCACGCAGCTGTACGGCCCGCTCAAGACGATGAGCCGCACGATCGGCACCCTGCAGTCCTCGCTCGCCAGCGCCGAGCGGACCTTCGAGCTCCTCGACGAAAGTCCCGACGTGCCCGAGCGGCCTCACGCCCGCCCGCTCGAGCGGGCGGCGGGTCGCCTCGAGTTCCGCGACGTCGGCTTCGCCTACGCGGGCAACCCGCCCGTTCTCCACGGCGTCTCGTTCGCCCTGGATCCCGGAACCTCGCTCGGGATCGCGGGGCCCACCGGAGCCGGCAAGACCACGCTCATCAGCCTGGTGACCCGCCTCTATGACCCGACCGGCGGCGCGATCCTTCTCGACGGTGTGGACCTGCGCGACCTCAGGCTCGCGGATCTGCGGAACCAGTTCGCCATCGTGCTCCAGGAACCCGTCCTGTTCTCCGCCTCCATCGCGGAGAACATCGCCTACGCGCGCCCGGAAGCCAGCCACGACGAGATCGTGGCGGCGGCCGAGGCGGCCAGCGCACACACCTTCATTGCGGAGCTGCCGGAGGGGTACGCCACGCTTGTCGGCGAACGTGGCATGCGCCTCTCCGGGGGCGAGCGACAGCGAATCTCACTGGCGCGGGCGTTCCTGAAGGACGCCCCCATCCTCGTTCTGGACGAGCCCACGAGCTCGGTGGACGTGGCCACCGAGCGCCTGATCATGGCCGCGATGCGCCGGCTCATGGCCGGCCGCACCACTCTGATGATCGCCCATCGTCTGAGCACCCTCGAGGAGTGCGATCGGCGGCTCGAGATTGACCACGGCCGAATCGTGGCGCTCTCCACCACTGCAACGCACGCAGCACGCCGTCGCTCTCGGAATGGCGCGCGCCGGACACGCCGGACGGCATCGACCCGCGAGGCGATCGATGACCACCCGGCCGCGACGGCTTGGCTTCGGCTCGACATCGGACCCGCGCCCGAGTCGGTCGAGGTGCTCAAGACACCAAACGGAAAACCGGTTTGGAAGTCGCAGGTGTACCGGTTACGCGGTGCCGGCCCGAACCGCGAGAACGTGATCGCCAAACAGGCGGGCCTCGAACGGATCCGTCTCGAGCGCCGGGTCTACGAAGAGGTCCTCCCGCGGGTCCTGTTGGCCACGATCGGCTGCTACGGCTCGATCGAGAACCCCGGCGGAGACGCGGGCTGGCTCTTCCTCGAGGATGCCGAAGGAGTGCCGTATGCCGACGACGTGGCGGACCACCGAAGGCTGGCCGGAGAGTGGCTCGGTGCGCTGCATCTGAGAACCGCGAGGTTGGACCTCGCCGACCGGTTTCCCGACCGCGGGACGAGCTGGTACCTGTCCAAGCTTCAGGCGGCCGGCCAGAGAATCGAGGAGAGCCTGCAGAACCCGGCACTCTCCGACGAGGCGATCTCGTCGCTCCAGCGCGTGATCGAGCAGACAGAGATGCTCGAGTCGGCCTGGGACGAGCTCGACCGCTTCGGCCGTCGCTTTCCGCCGGTCCTTGCGCATGGTGACTTCACTTCCAAGAACGTCTTGGTCTCAACTCCGAGCTCGGGGCGCCGGCTGTCGGTCATGGACTGGGGTACCGCCGGCTGGGGAGTGCCCGCTTCGGATGTCGCCGCCACGGACTTCGCGTCTTACGGTCGAACGATCGGTGCGTCGTGGGGCCGGATGAGCTCGACCAAATGGCGGGCGCTCGGCGCGATGGGGACGATCCTGCGGCTCATCCTCTGGATCGACGGCGAGAGCAACGCCCTGTCCAGCCCGTGGGTAGAGAGGCCCGTGCGCAAGCTGGAGTACTGCCGATCAGGGCTGGCCGACGCGCTCGGAGATCTCGATGCGCGCGGCCGGTCGATCTCGTGA
- a CDS encoding ATP-binding protein — protein sequence MRDWVRNGPIAEPRHARTILPPLPTSAGAARRFLRDRLNDWGCPPALAEDPCLLVSELVTNAIVHAGTSVGLELRLAGRRLRSSVSDESSRVPVPRRGGPSRESGRGLQLVEELAADWGVETTAAGKTVWFEVDLAARERRDRGRDRP from the coding sequence GTGCGGGATTGGGTACGAAACGGGCCTATCGCTGAGCCACGCCATGCGAGAACCATCCTGCCCCCGCTCCCTACGAGCGCGGGAGCGGCGAGACGTTTCCTGCGCGACCGGCTGAACGACTGGGGTTGTCCCCCGGCGCTGGCCGAGGACCCGTGCCTGCTCGTCAGCGAGCTGGTCACCAACGCGATCGTCCACGCCGGCACGTCGGTCGGGCTCGAGCTGCGCCTCGCGGGTCGACGGCTGCGCAGCTCCGTCTCCGACGAGAGCAGCCGCGTGCCCGTACCTCGCCGCGGGGGGCCGAGTCGTGAGAGCGGACGCGGCCTGCAACTGGTCGAGGAGCTCGCCGCGGATTGGGGTGTCGAGACGACCGCCGCGGGCAAGACCGTGTGGTTCGAGGTCGACCTCGCAGCCCGGGAGCGGCGTGACCGGGGGCGAGACCGACCGTGA
- a CDS encoding aminoglycoside phosphotransferase family protein produces the protein MKVPDTTALPRGPRPSAATVAAVLAAVFVDEPKGVEVVERVTSIYESTFGLEIVTCRFATGTRRVLLKYGAPQHANVSSADHRGGLVREAAVYDSLLDRLPVRTPQLFGSVRLADGRACLVLEYLEGAHRLQHSSDLKAYERAARWLGEFHATAALELRPALWPGRLAGGSTIPTYDLEYYTSWAARTREAQAQLCGQNMWLSELCDRSSDAMAPLVEQPRTLIHGEFYPSNILCHGTDVCPVDWETAAMAPGEIDLAMLTSGWIGSARDNLENAYIAARWPEPACDQVSRLQHVLAAARIYECLRWLGDAHEREFKVRIDVLDVLRVAGRAVGVLA, from the coding sequence GTGAAGGTGCCGGATACGACTGCGCTACCGCGAGGACCCCGCCCGTCCGCTGCCACCGTCGCGGCAGTGCTCGCGGCCGTCTTCGTTGACGAACCGAAGGGTGTCGAGGTCGTCGAGCGCGTCACGTCGATCTACGAGAGTACGTTCGGCCTCGAGATCGTGACCTGTCGCTTCGCAACTGGCACGCGCCGTGTGCTCCTGAAGTACGGCGCGCCCCAGCACGCGAACGTTTCCTCGGCTGACCACCGCGGTGGTCTGGTAAGGGAGGCAGCCGTGTACGACAGCCTCCTGGACCGCCTCCCAGTGAGAACCCCCCAACTCTTCGGTTCGGTCAGGTTGGCTGACGGCCGCGCCTGTCTCGTCCTCGAATACCTCGAAGGCGCCCACCGACTCCAGCATTCATCTGATCTGAAGGCGTACGAACGGGCGGCGCGTTGGCTGGGAGAGTTTCACGCCACCGCAGCTCTAGAGCTCCGCCCCGCGTTGTGGCCTGGCCGTTTGGCCGGTGGATCCACGATTCCCACCTATGACTTGGAGTACTACACGAGTTGGGCGGCACGCACTCGCGAGGCGCAGGCACAGCTCTGCGGCCAGAATATGTGGCTGTCCGAGTTGTGCGACCGTTCGAGTGACGCGATGGCGCCGCTGGTCGAACAGCCGAGAACGCTGATTCATGGCGAGTTCTACCCGAGCAACATCCTCTGTCACGGAACCGACGTCTGCCCGGTGGACTGGGAGACCGCGGCAATGGCACCCGGCGAGATCGACCTGGCGATGTTGACCTCGGGATGGATTGGCTCCGCGCGAGACAACCTCGAGAACGCGTACATCGCGGCTCGGTGGCCCGAACCCGCCTGCGACCAGGTGAGTCGTCTTCAACACGTCCTTGCCGCTGCCCGGATCTACGAATGTCTTCGTTGGCTCGGCGATGCTCATGAGCGCGAATTCAAGGTCCGAATCGACGTCCTCGACGTACTACGCGTCGCGGGCCGCGCGGTAGGCGTACTGGCCTAG
- a CDS encoding TIGR03560 family F420-dependent LLM class oxidoreductase gives MRFGLDVAQQRMPWDELVRRAQLAEELGFDGVWGFDHFQPMYGEGPGETFEGMTTLAALAGLTTRIRFGLLVTGVTYRHPSVFAAQALTIDHASHGRLELSLGAAWFDKEHHELGIPFPSTRARFELLEDTLEIVTRLFTGDIVSYDGHIVSLRDARLRPKPVQQPHPPIWIGGSGPRRTLPLVAKYADVWHAFGTPNSLREAYERVDQLAIGTGRDPSDILRAGSLSIDDIDTARKHAAKWQDAGYGYLVCGWPAAGAEQVEQFAREVMTDLTG, from the coding sequence ATGCGATTCGGACTCGATGTGGCGCAGCAGCGCATGCCATGGGACGAACTGGTACGCCGTGCGCAGCTCGCAGAGGAGCTGGGTTTCGACGGCGTCTGGGGATTCGACCACTTCCAACCGATGTACGGCGAGGGGCCGGGTGAGACGTTCGAAGGCATGACGACGCTGGCCGCACTGGCGGGGCTGACGACGCGCATCCGGTTCGGCCTGCTCGTGACCGGCGTGACGTACCGGCACCCGTCGGTGTTCGCCGCTCAGGCGCTCACCATCGACCACGCATCGCATGGGCGGCTCGAGCTGTCGCTCGGCGCCGCGTGGTTCGACAAGGAACACCACGAGCTGGGCATCCCGTTCCCGTCGACGCGGGCACGGTTCGAGCTGCTCGAGGACACCCTCGAGATCGTGACGCGACTCTTCACCGGAGACATCGTCTCGTACGACGGACATATCGTGTCGCTACGCGACGCCCGATTGCGCCCGAAGCCGGTCCAGCAGCCGCACCCACCGATCTGGATCGGCGGGAGCGGCCCACGTCGCACGCTGCCTCTCGTCGCCAAGTACGCCGACGTGTGGCACGCGTTCGGTACGCCGAACTCGCTGCGCGAGGCCTATGAGCGGGTCGACCAGCTGGCGATCGGCACGGGCCGCGACCCCTCCGACATTCTCCGCGCCGGATCGCTCTCGATCGACGATATCGACACCGCGCGCAAGCACGCGGCGAAATGGCAAGACGCGGGCTATGGCTACCTGGTGTGCGGTTGGCCCGCCGCCGGCGCCGAGCAGGTTGAGCAGTTCGCGCGCGAGGTCATGACCGACCTGACCGGCTGA
- a CDS encoding SGNH/GDSL hydrolase family protein encodes MITSGRWPTARSRRATLRARVPKALSIPLAVGFVVALTACAPPQSYVALGDSYTAGPVIPVQLDDPAGCLRSDHNYPHLTAPDSGLPVFRDVSCSGATTADMTAPQDVTPGPNPPQFDALDANTAAVSLTIGGNDIGFVSIAENCSSPVNSGTPCQDRYVVNGDDTISDAIAETAPKVAAVLQGIHALSPRAKVFVLAYLDILPDDGTGCYPQMPITDGDAPYLRDKEKELNAMLKTQAVANGAIFLDTYKLSIGHDACQLPTVRWVEPIVPVNPAAPIHPNLAGMQAMATRLGAAMRRHGV; translated from the coding sequence ATGATCACGAGCGGGCGGTGGCCAACGGCGAGGTCGAGGCGTGCCACGTTGCGGGCGAGGGTGCCGAAGGCGTTATCGATTCCGCTGGCAGTCGGCTTCGTCGTGGCACTCACCGCCTGCGCACCACCGCAGAGCTACGTCGCCCTCGGCGACTCGTACACGGCGGGACCCGTCATCCCAGTGCAGCTGGACGACCCCGCAGGTTGTCTTCGCTCCGATCACAACTACCCCCACCTCACCGCTCCCGACTCTGGCCTTCCCGTGTTCCGCGACGTCAGTTGCAGCGGCGCCACGACGGCGGACATGACCGCCCCCCAAGACGTCACCCCCGGCCCCAACCCGCCGCAATTCGACGCGCTCGACGCCAACACGGCCGCCGTGAGCCTCACCATCGGGGGCAACGACATCGGATTCGTCAGCATCGCGGAGAACTGCTCGAGCCCGGTGAACTCGGGAACGCCATGTCAGGACAGGTACGTCGTCAACGGCGACGACACGATCAGCGACGCCATCGCGGAGACGGCGCCGAAGGTCGCAGCCGTGCTCCAAGGCATCCACGCCCTGTCACCTCGCGCCAAGGTGTTCGTGCTCGCCTACCTCGACATCCTCCCCGACGACGGCACGGGCTGCTACCCGCAGATGCCCATCACCGACGGTGACGCACCCTATCTGCGCGACAAGGAGAAAGAGCTCAACGCGATGCTCAAGACCCAGGCGGTGGCGAACGGAGCGATCTTCCTCGACACCTACAAGTTGAGCATCGGTCACGATGCCTGCCAGCTGCCGACGGTGCGCTGGGTGGAGCCCATCGTTCCCGTGAACCCGGCGGCGCCCATCCACCCCAACCTGGCCGGGATGCAGGCGATGGCGACGCGCCTGGGCGCGGCGATGCGGCGGCACGGGGTCTGA
- a CDS encoding glyoxalase: protein MPLRRREFLAMVDSRPVFDQINLVVRDMRAMVEFYERLGVEIAPTIAPWDRHHRTIAAAEGIDFDLDSTAFATQWNQGWPRGQTGPVLGFRLDSAEAVDATYDDLTSAGYVGQQPPYDGFMGARYAVVADPEGNSVGLMSPRDPALSTIPQPPDDEAN, encoded by the coding sequence ATGCCGCTCCGCAGAAGGGAGTTCCTTGCCATGGTTGACAGCCGACCTGTCTTCGACCAGATCAACCTCGTCGTGCGCGACATGCGCGCGATGGTCGAGTTCTACGAACGGCTCGGAGTGGAGATCGCTCCGACCATCGCACCATGGGATCGTCACCACCGCACCATCGCCGCGGCGGAGGGGATCGACTTCGACCTCGACAGCACTGCCTTCGCGACGCAGTGGAACCAAGGATGGCCGCGGGGCCAAACCGGACCCGTCCTCGGGTTCCGCCTCGACTCGGCGGAAGCCGTCGACGCGACATACGACGATCTCACGAGCGCGGGGTACGTGGGCCAACAGCCACCGTACGACGGCTTCATGGGCGCGCGTTACGCCGTCGTCGCGGATCCCGAAGGGAACTCAGTCGGGCTGATGAGCCCGAGAGACCCTGCGCTCAGCACCATTCCGCAACCGCCCGACGACGAGGCCAACTAG